The Asticcacaulis sp. EMRT-3 region CCAAAGCATAGATCAGGGGAGGGGGAAGGGACATCAATGCGTTCGTTTCGAAATGTGCGAGAAGAAGTATAACCTTCCCCTCGCCCCGTTCACGGGGAGAGGGTGGCAGGCTTCAGCCTGCCGGGTGAGGGGCTAATTAGCGGTGAATGCCCCTCATCCGGCTTTTGTTGCACTCAAGCCACCTTCTCCCCGTACACGGGGCGAAGGGAAGGTACGCCAGTTCAACCTATGTTCACTACAGTCTATCCCCCATGAACGATTCGTCCGTCCACGAGCGTCTTCAGCACCTTGCCTTGCAATGTGCGGTTTTCAAAGGGTGAGTTCTTCGATTTCGACAGGATGTCGCGTTCGCGCAACGCAAACGGCGCTTCTATGTCAACCAGAATGAGGTCGGCGGGCGCGCCCTTTTCCAGCCGTCCGGCCTCCAGACCCAGCAATTGCGCCGGGTTGATGGTGACGGCGCGGATCAGGTCGATCAGCGGAATATCGTTTTCGAAATGCAGACCGATCAGGGCGGGCAGGAGGGTTTGCAGGCCGATGGCCCCGGGCGCGCTCTCCGAAAACGGCAGGCGCTTGTCCTCGGCGGGGCGCGGCGTGTGGTTGGACACCACCACGTCGATCACCCCTTGCGCCAGCGCATCGATGAGGGCCAGCCGGTCGCGCTCGGCGCGCAAGGGCGGGTCGAGCCGGTAAAAGGTGCGGTAATCGCCGATGTCGATTTCGTTGAACATCAGATGGTTGATCGACACAGACGCCGAAACCTCCAGCCCGCGCGCCTTGGCGCGTTCCAGCGAGGCCAGACCCTCAGCGGTCGAGATCAGATCGACCAGAAACCGCGCCCCGGTCAGTTCCACCAGCCCCAGATCGCGCTCCATCATGATGCGCTCGGCCAGAGCGGGCACGCCGCTAAGCCCCATGCGCGCCGCCATCTCGCCCGATGTGGCCACGGCCCCTTCCGAAAGCCACGGTTCTTTCGGGCGATGGGCGATCAGGGCGTTGAACCCGCCCGCATAGGTCAGCACGCGGCTGAGGATTTTGGAATTGACGATCACATGGTCGGCGTCGGTAAAATAAAGCGCGCCCGCCTCGTCCATCAGGCCGATCTCGGCCATCGTCTTGCCGCCGCAGCCCTTGGTGGCCGCGCCCGCCGGATAGACATGCACCAGCTCAATGTCGCGCGCCCGGCGCAGGATGAAATCGACCATGGCCGGCTCATCGATCACCGGATCGGTATCAGGCAGCACCACGAACGAGGTGACGCCACCGGCGGCCGCGGCGCGGCTGGCCGATTTCAAGGTTTCGGCCGGTTCATTGCCCGGTTCGCCGGTGCGCACGCGCATGTCGATCAGGCCGGGCATGATGGCGTTTTCGTCGCAGTCGATGACCTGAATACCGGCATGGCCGTTGATGGCGTCATGGCCGTGGATGACATCGGCGATCACGCCATCGGCCACGATCAGCGAGCCGGGGCCATCATAATCGCTGGCCGGATCGATCAGGCGGGCATTGACGAAGGCGATGGCGGTTGTGTCTTTGATCATTGGAGCTTCCTTCTCCTCCCTGTCGAGCCTCTTGGCGACGATGGGGAGGGGGACCACGAAGTGGTGGAGGGGTAACTTGCAAACGGCGCGAAGGCCCCTCCGTCATCTTCGCCAAAAGGCTCGATGCCACCTCCCCGCGTGACCGCAGGGAGGTGGGAGGTTATTCGGTGCATGGCGGGGCTCATCGCTCGTTCTCCAGACGCGCCGCCAGGCTGGCCAGCACCGCCATGCGCGCAGCCACACCCATCTCGACCTGATCCTGAATCAGCGATACGCTCAGATCATCGGCCACTTCCGAATCGATCTCGACGCCGCGATTCATCGGGCCGGGGTGCATGACGCGCACATCCTTCGCAGCCACGGCCAGTTTTTCGCGGTCGAGGCCATAGAAGCGGTAATATTCGCGCGTCGAAGGGATAAAGGCCCCGTCCATACGCTCAAGCTGAAGGCGCAGCATCATCACCACATTGGCGCCCGCTATGCCTTCGCGCATATCGTGATAAACGTCGGCACCCCATTGATCGGCATCGCCGGGGATCAGAGTCGGCGGCCCGACGAGCCGCACATTGGCCCCCATCGCATTGAGCAGGATCACGTTGGAGCGCGCCACGCGCGAATGCAGCACATCACCGCAGATGGCGATGGTAAGCCCATCGACATGGCCAAAGGCGCGGCGGATGGAGAGCATGTCGAGCAAGCCTTGCGTCGGGTGCTGGTGCTGGCCATCGCCCGCATTGACCACTGAACAGCCGACCTTTTGCGCCAGCAAAGCCGCTGCACCCGAAGCCGAATGGCGCACCACCAAGAGGTCGGGCTTCATGGCATTGAGCGTTACCGCCGTGTCGATCAGGGTTTCAC contains the following coding sequences:
- a CDS encoding aspartate carbamoyltransferase catalytic subunit; translation: MTDVNDLIRARLTPFPKAHFLAAQDLDPPDILALLDLADVFVDLNRQPSKKLDLLKGKTLVNMFFENSTRTQSSFELAGKRLGADTINMSMKTSSVAKGETLIDTAVTLNAMKPDLLVVRHSASGAAALLAQKVGCSVVNAGDGQHQHPTQGLLDMLSIRRAFGHVDGLTIAICGDVLHSRVARSNVILLNAMGANVRLVGPPTLIPGDADQWGADVYHDMREGIAGANVVMMLRLQLERMDGAFIPSTREYYRFYGLDREKLAVAAKDVRVMHPGPMNRGVEIDSEVADDLSVSLIQDQVEMGVAARMAVLASLAARLENER
- the pyrC gene encoding dihydroorotase, translating into MIKDTTAIAFVNARLIDPASDYDGPGSLIVADGVIADVIHGHDAINGHAGIQVIDCDENAIMPGLIDMRVRTGEPGNEPAETLKSASRAAAAGGVTSFVVLPDTDPVIDEPAMVDFILRRARDIELVHVYPAGAATKGCGGKTMAEIGLMDEAGALYFTDADHVIVNSKILSRVLTYAGGFNALIAHRPKEPWLSEGAVATSGEMAARMGLSGVPALAERIMMERDLGLVELTGARFLVDLISTAEGLASLERAKARGLEVSASVSINHLMFNEIDIGDYRTFYRLDPPLRAERDRLALIDALAQGVIDVVVSNHTPRPAEDKRLPFSESAPGAIGLQTLLPALIGLHFENDIPLIDLIRAVTINPAQLLGLEAGRLEKGAPADLILVDIEAPFALRERDILSKSKNSPFENRTLQGKVLKTLVDGRIVHGG